The following proteins come from a genomic window of Rhodohalobacter sp. 614A:
- a CDS encoding helix-turn-helix transcriptional regulator, with product MSRLKSSERRMKLILILQDSKKRLTVDELAETFGVSRRTIFRDFNVLSEINVPVTWDKYSGYGVMEGYKVPPLMFTAQELATIMVGLNFVKSQVDKQLVDDAKGVELKIKNTIPDELKEFMSSLDDRTVVDPFLHFGHEKKEGGNWYLVSSAISQSKSLGFSYLSKSENEITERTIDPYLLVFYRDHWNVIGFSHKREAIRNFVLDRMDAVKILDKKFARKTEMDVEGLIFGSNESGQLVEVLVNESADRAFRANLPTKIFKQNPVSDKKNKVGFHFENLDYINEWLLQFGNKVEILSPEELKQKRKKILASMMKSL from the coding sequence ATGTCCCGACTTAAAAGCTCTGAACGGCGCATGAAATTGATTCTCATTCTACAGGATTCAAAAAAAAGACTGACTGTAGACGAACTGGCGGAAACATTTGGAGTCAGCAGGCGCACTATATTCAGAGATTTCAATGTTTTATCGGAAATAAATGTGCCAGTCACCTGGGATAAATACAGCGGTTACGGAGTAATGGAAGGGTACAAGGTTCCGCCATTGATGTTTACAGCTCAGGAGCTTGCCACAATTATGGTTGGTCTGAATTTTGTTAAATCACAAGTGGATAAACAGCTAGTGGATGATGCGAAAGGAGTGGAGTTGAAGATCAAAAATACAATTCCCGATGAGTTGAAAGAATTTATGAGTTCTCTGGATGACCGAACCGTTGTGGATCCGTTTCTGCATTTTGGCCACGAAAAAAAAGAGGGTGGAAACTGGTATTTGGTTAGCAGCGCTATCTCACAATCAAAATCACTGGGTTTTTCGTACCTAAGCAAAAGTGAAAATGAAATTACGGAACGCACCATCGATCCATATCTTTTGGTTTTTTATCGAGACCATTGGAATGTGATCGGGTTTTCTCATAAAAGAGAGGCTATTCGAAATTTTGTTCTCGACCGGATGGATGCAGTCAAAATTTTGGACAAAAAATTCGCCCGAAAAACCGAAATGGACGTAGAGGGTTTAATTTTTGGATCTAACGAGTCCGGCCAATTAGTGGAGGTGTTAGTCAATGAATCGGCTGATCGTGCGTTTAGGGCCAATCTCCCAACAAAAATTTTTAAGCAAAACCCTGTTTCGGATAAAAAAAATAAGGTTGGCTTTCATTTTGAAAATTTAGACTATATCAACGAGTGGCTTCTTCAATTTGGTAACAAGGTTGAAATTCTTTCTCCAGAGGAGTTGAAACAGAAGAGGAAGAAAATTTTAGCTTCCATGATGAAATCTCTCTGA
- the gyrA gene encoding DNA gyrase subunit A yields the protein MASEKIIPITIEDEMQSSYIDYSMSVIVSRALPDVRDGLKPVHRRVLYGMSDLGMLHNRNYKKSARIVGEVLGKYHPHGDSAVYDSIVRMVQDFSLRYPLVDGQGNFGSIDGDSAAAMRYTEVRMQRIAEELLTDINKDTVDFQENFDDTLTEPTVLPAMLPQLLLNGASGIAVGMATNMAPHNFNEVIDGTVAVLENPDIEIKQLMEHITAPDFPTGGIIYGYEGVKEAYHTGRGKITMRARANVEELRGNREQIVVTEIPYQVNKSTLIEKIADLVHSEKITEIGEIRDESDREGMRIVIVLKRNANAGIVLNQLFKYTQMQQTFGVINLALVKGRPKVMSVKELIEHFIEHRIEVIIRRTIYDLDQAEARAHILEGLKIALDNLDEVIKTIRASNNPQEANKELRVKFALTDIQAKAILDMRLQKLTGLEREKVDQEYRDIVDKIADFRETLSSREKQNGIIKEELLQLKDRYGDERRTQVVYSAEDFSVEDMIADEDVVVTISNKGFIKRMPVSGYRRQRRGGKGMKGTTTKDDEYVEHLFVATNHNYILFFTEKGNCYWLKVYEIPEGSRLARGRAIVNLIDIDKDDSIKTFVPVKTLEDEDYINSHSIIMATKEGQVKKTSLEAYSRPRRDGIIAINIREGDSLLEAALTDGESNIILANKKGRAIRFHEEEAREMGRNTSGVRGMTLGKNNELVDMVVIKNTHEATVLAISENGYGKRSLVDDYREQSRGGKGVITLKVTPKTGNLIALKEVSDNDDLMVITERGKVIRMQCKGIRTMGRNTQGVRIMRLDDDGKIGAVTRVVNEDDDEADAPVVS from the coding sequence ATGGCAAGTGAAAAGATTATACCTATAACTATTGAAGACGAAATGCAATCGTCCTACATCGATTATTCGATGTCGGTGATTGTATCCAGGGCACTTCCGGATGTGCGGGACGGTTTGAAACCCGTTCACCGGCGCGTTCTTTACGGAATGAGTGATCTTGGAATGCTTCATAATAGAAATTACAAGAAGAGTGCCCGTATTGTAGGTGAGGTTTTGGGGAAATATCACCCGCATGGGGATTCTGCTGTCTATGATTCGATTGTTCGGATGGTACAGGATTTTTCGTTGAGGTATCCGCTTGTTGACGGCCAGGGTAACTTCGGCTCGATTGATGGTGACTCAGCTGCGGCTATGCGTTACACTGAGGTGAGAATGCAGCGTATTGCGGAGGAGCTTCTGACCGATATCAACAAAGATACGGTCGATTTCCAAGAAAACTTTGATGATACTCTCACTGAGCCGACTGTTCTTCCGGCCATGCTTCCACAGCTTCTATTGAATGGAGCATCAGGTATTGCCGTGGGAATGGCTACAAACATGGCTCCACATAATTTTAATGAGGTGATTGACGGAACAGTTGCCGTTCTTGAAAATCCGGATATTGAAATTAAGCAGTTGATGGAACACATCACTGCTCCTGATTTTCCAACGGGTGGTATTATTTATGGATATGAAGGCGTTAAGGAAGCCTATCATACCGGGCGTGGAAAAATTACAATGCGGGCCCGTGCCAATGTAGAAGAATTACGCGGAAACAGAGAACAGATTGTTGTTACTGAGATTCCGTACCAGGTAAATAAATCGACCCTGATTGAAAAAATTGCGGACCTCGTTCACTCTGAAAAAATCACTGAAATTGGTGAGATCCGAGACGAATCGGATAGAGAAGGAATGCGGATTGTTATCGTCCTGAAGAGAAATGCCAATGCTGGCATCGTCCTGAATCAGCTTTTCAAGTACACTCAAATGCAGCAAACATTTGGCGTGATCAATCTTGCCTTGGTTAAAGGACGCCCTAAAGTCATGTCTGTCAAAGAGTTAATAGAACACTTTATTGAGCACAGGATTGAAGTTATTATTCGCCGTACCATTTATGATCTCGATCAGGCCGAGGCAAGAGCTCATATTTTAGAAGGACTCAAGATTGCTCTCGATAATCTTGATGAAGTGATCAAAACGATTCGGGCTTCTAATAATCCTCAGGAAGCGAATAAAGAACTTCGGGTTAAGTTTGCGCTTACGGACATCCAGGCTAAAGCTATTCTGGATATGCGGCTCCAAAAACTTACAGGCCTGGAACGTGAAAAAGTTGACCAGGAATACCGTGATATCGTTGATAAAATTGCTGATTTCAGAGAAACACTCTCCAGTCGTGAGAAACAAAACGGAATCATTAAAGAGGAACTTCTGCAATTGAAAGACCGATACGGTGATGAACGACGAACCCAGGTTGTATACTCTGCTGAAGATTTCAGTGTCGAGGATATGATCGCCGATGAGGATGTTGTAGTAACGATCTCAAACAAAGGGTTCATCAAACGAATGCCTGTAAGTGGTTACCGACGACAACGCCGAGGCGGAAAAGGAATGAAAGGTACGACTACCAAAGATGACGAATATGTAGAGCATCTTTTTGTAGCGACCAACCATAATTACATCCTCTTCTTCACCGAAAAAGGAAATTGTTATTGGTTGAAAGTCTACGAAATTCCGGAAGGCTCACGTTTAGCGAGAGGCCGTGCCATTGTCAATCTTATTGATATTGATAAAGATGACAGTATCAAAACATTTGTGCCTGTTAAAACTCTGGAGGATGAAGATTACATCAACAGCCACTCCATAATCATGGCCACCAAGGAAGGTCAGGTTAAGAAAACTTCGCTTGAAGCGTATAGTCGACCACGTAGAGATGGTATAATTGCCATCAACATTCGTGAAGGTGATAGTCTTTTAGAAGCTGCGCTTACAGATGGTGAAAGCAACATCATTCTTGCCAATAAAAAAGGCCGTGCCATCCGTTTCCATGAAGAGGAAGCACGTGAAATGGGCAGAAATACATCCGGCGTTCGCGGAATGACTTTAGGCAAGAATAATGAACTTGTTGATATGGTTGTCATTAAAAATACTCACGAAGCCACGGTGCTCGCCATTTCAGAAAATGGATATGGCAAACGATCGTTAGTCGATGATTATCGTGAGCAAAGCCGCGGCGGTAAAGGTGTAATTACATTGAAAGTGACTCCCAAAACCGGAAATCTGATTGCACTAAAAGAAGTTTCGGATAATGACGATTTAATGGTAATTACCGAACGAGGCAAAGTAATCCGAATGCAGTGTAAAGGAATTCGAACAATGGGCAGAAATACTCAGGGAGTTCGAATCATGCGGCTGGATGATGACGGTAAGATCGGCGCCGTCACAAGAGTAGTGAATGAAGACGATGACGAAGCTGACGCACCGGTTGTCAGTTGA
- the gyrB gene encoding DNA topoisomerase (ATP-hydrolyzing) subunit B, with protein sequence MAKKQGSDYRASNIQVLEGLEAVRKRPSMYIGDTGQRGLHHLINEVVDNSIDEALAGYCDYIKVLIHENGSITISDNGRGIPVDMHPKLNLPAVEVVLTKLHAGGKFDKDSYKVSGGLHGVGVSCVNALSTEFSAEIHRDGNIYVMEFERGVTKVPLKETGKTKDTGTIIKFKPDPEIFTQTTEFKFDIIADRMRELAFLNPQITIDILDERAEEEDEGHVSFHFAGGVKDFVAYLDETRQSLMDEPIYIEGEEDNVPVEVAIQYNDSYTENVHSYVNNINTREGGTHISGFRRALTRCFKNYADKNNIIKSNSKINVSGEDFREGMTCVLSVKVSEPQFEGQTKTKLGNSEVQSAVEIILYEKLNDYLEQNPKTAKKILEKVIVAAEAREAARKARQLIQRKSVMSGGGLPGKLADCSIKDPAHSEVYLVEGDSAGGSAKMGRNRSFQAILPLRGKILNVEKAKINKILENKEIQAMITALGTGVGHEEEFELDKLRYHKIIIMTDADVDGSHIRTLLLTFFYRYMHPLIEHGHIYIATPPLYRITQSRGEIQYAWDDDTRNKLIKELKKSKKKFDVSRYKGLGEMNPEQLWETTMDPETRTLQQVTVENAAAADKMFSTLMGGDVEPRREFIEKNSRYATLDI encoded by the coding sequence ATGGCGAAAAAACAAGGATCCGATTACAGAGCATCGAATATTCAGGTATTAGAGGGACTCGAGGCTGTACGGAAACGGCCCTCCATGTATATTGGAGACACCGGACAACGTGGTCTCCACCATCTCATCAACGAAGTCGTAGACAATTCTATTGATGAAGCCCTTGCCGGCTACTGCGATTATATTAAAGTATTGATCCATGAAAACGGCTCCATAACCATTTCTGATAATGGACGTGGCATTCCCGTTGATATGCACCCCAAACTTAATTTGCCCGCTGTTGAGGTTGTACTCACCAAACTTCATGCCGGCGGTAAGTTTGATAAAGATTCCTACAAAGTCTCTGGTGGACTGCACGGTGTAGGTGTAAGTTGTGTGAACGCTTTATCCACCGAGTTCAGTGCAGAAATTCACAGAGACGGCAATATTTATGTGATGGAGTTTGAGAGGGGTGTCACAAAAGTTCCGCTTAAAGAAACCGGGAAAACAAAGGATACGGGCACTATAATCAAGTTTAAACCCGACCCCGAGATTTTTACTCAAACCACCGAGTTTAAATTTGATATTATTGCCGACCGAATGCGCGAACTGGCATTTCTGAATCCGCAAATTACGATTGATATTCTTGATGAGCGCGCTGAAGAAGAGGATGAAGGCCATGTTTCATTTCATTTTGCCGGAGGCGTAAAAGACTTTGTAGCCTATCTTGATGAAACCCGTCAGTCGCTGATGGATGAGCCTATTTATATTGAGGGCGAAGAGGATAACGTGCCGGTTGAAGTCGCCATCCAATATAATGACAGCTATACCGAGAATGTCCATTCGTACGTAAATAATATCAACACCCGGGAAGGTGGAACACACATATCCGGATTTCGGCGGGCTTTAACGCGGTGTTTTAAAAACTACGCAGACAAGAATAATATCATTAAATCGAACAGCAAGATTAATGTCTCCGGAGAAGATTTCCGGGAAGGCATGACTTGTGTTTTGAGCGTGAAGGTTTCTGAACCTCAGTTTGAAGGCCAGACTAAAACAAAATTGGGTAACTCTGAGGTTCAAAGTGCTGTTGAGATTATTCTTTACGAAAAGCTGAATGATTATCTCGAACAAAATCCTAAGACAGCCAAGAAGATTCTTGAGAAAGTAATTGTTGCTGCCGAAGCGCGAGAAGCTGCCCGAAAAGCTCGCCAGCTTATCCAGCGTAAAAGTGTGATGAGTGGTGGCGGACTTCCAGGAAAGCTGGCTGATTGTTCTATCAAAGATCCCGCACATAGTGAAGTTTATCTTGTTGAGGGTGACTCTGCCGGTGGTTCTGCCAAAATGGGGCGAAATCGTAGTTTTCAGGCAATTCTTCCGCTTCGTGGAAAAATCCTGAATGTGGAAAAAGCTAAAATTAATAAGATCCTTGAAAACAAAGAGATACAGGCAATGATTACCGCTCTTGGAACCGGCGTTGGTCATGAAGAAGAGTTCGAGCTTGACAAACTTCGCTATCACAAGATTATCATTATGACGGATGCCGATGTGGATGGTTCGCATATTCGAACCCTTCTGCTCACCTTTTTCTATCGGTATATGCATCCGCTCATTGAGCATGGCCATATTTATATTGCCACTCCTCCTCTTTATCGAATTACGCAAAGCCGTGGGGAAATCCAGTATGCCTGGGATGATGACACGCGTAATAAACTCATCAAAGAACTTAAAAAGTCGAAAAAGAAATTTGATGTTTCACGGTACAAAGGGTTGGGTGAAATGAATCCTGAACAGCTTTGGGAAACAACGATGGACCCGGAAACCAGAACACTCCAGCAGGTTACTGTAGAAAATGCGGCCGCGGCTGACAAAATGTTCTCAACCCTGATGGGCGGCGATGTAGAACCACGCCGGGAATTCATTGAGAAAAATTCCAGGTACGCTACACTTGATATTTAG
- the rpmB gene encoding 50S ribosomal protein L28, which produces MARKDDITGRKALNGYRSSKSNNKTKHKFELNLQKRRFYIPEEDRWVTLKVSAKTLRTINKKGISEVLKKARKKGTLLKEV; this is translated from the coding sequence ATGGCACGTAAAGACGATATTACTGGCAGAAAAGCACTGAATGGATACCGGTCGTCTAAATCAAACAACAAAACCAAGCACAAGTTTGAGCTGAATCTTCAGAAAAGACGATTCTATATTCCTGAAGAAGATCGTTGGGTAACACTAAAAGTATCAGCTAAAACATTGAGAACGATCAACAAGAAGGGAATTTCTGAGGTATTGAAAAAAGCCAGGAAGAAAGGAACATTATTAAAAGAGGTATAA
- the rpmG gene encoding 50S ribosomal protein L33, with protein MAKGNRIQVILECTEKPGSSRYVTMKNRRNTTERLELKKYNPVLRKHTVHKEIK; from the coding sequence ATGGCAAAAGGTAATCGCATACAGGTAATTCTTGAATGCACCGAAAAACCCGGTAGCTCTCGTTATGTTACGATGAAAAATCGTAGAAATACCACGGAGAGACTTGAACTGAAGAAGTACAACCCGGTTCTTAGAAAACATACCGTTCACAAAGAAATTAAATAA
- a CDS encoding DUF4295 family protein, which produces MAKRQVFGEEAKSLKQAHRKMAKVIISTKNERGKYAFKETIIDQDSVTDYIQKNKS; this is translated from the coding sequence ATGGCTAAAAGACAGGTATTTGGTGAAGAAGCGAAATCGTTGAAACAGGCACACCGCAAAATGGCAAAAGTAATTATTTCAACGAAGAACGAACGCGGTAAATATGCGTTCAAAGAAACGATCATAGACCAGGACAGCGTTACTGACTACATTCAGAAAAACAAATCCTGA
- a CDS encoding GatB/YqeY domain-containing protein gives MSLRDKILDDLKTAMKAKDADRLNVLRSLKAKLLEKEISERKGGEATLSDEQVVEVLMKAAKQRKESIDQFEGGGRDDLAKKEKYELEVIEDYLPEMMDDDEVRKAVVEQIDKMGASDMSDMGKVMGALMGRLKGKAEGATISRIVKEELSK, from the coding sequence ATGAGTTTACGCGACAAGATTTTAGACGACCTGAAAACAGCAATGAAAGCCAAAGATGCCGACCGATTGAATGTTCTTCGGTCGTTGAAAGCAAAATTGCTGGAGAAAGAAATCAGTGAGCGAAAAGGCGGCGAAGCAACACTTAGTGATGAGCAGGTTGTAGAAGTACTGATGAAAGCTGCCAAGCAACGAAAAGAATCCATCGACCAGTTTGAAGGAGGAGGGCGAGATGATCTGGCAAAAAAAGAAAAATACGAGCTTGAGGTCATTGAAGATTACCTGCCGGAAATGATGGATGATGACGAAGTCCGTAAAGCCGTAGTTGAACAGATCGACAAAATGGGAGCATCTGATATGAGCGATATGGGCAAAGTAATGGGCGCTCTTATGGGCCGATTGAAAGGTAAGGCGGAAGGTGCAACCATAAGCCGAATTGTTAAAGAAGAATTATCAAAATGA
- a CDS encoding CvpA family protein — translation MNFLDLIILLPIAYVAYRGFVNGFIREAFGIMGIILAVYITFKYMGTVSGIVVPYVENRDRATIVTGIVLFIGVIVTVQFIGIALEKFFEAAHLGIINQLSGMVFGALKMTIFISVILLLLAGVGIPSEETTANSASYPYVISVGPATFDLVASMIPGTEDFIHTIERTIQESNSIRDLPIFEKLDPSDS, via the coding sequence ATGAACTTCCTTGACCTCATCATACTCTTGCCGATTGCCTATGTGGCTTACCGCGGATTTGTGAATGGTTTTATCAGGGAAGCTTTTGGAATTATGGGCATAATATTGGCCGTTTACATCACATTTAAATATATGGGGACAGTTTCAGGTATTGTGGTCCCTTATGTTGAAAATCGTGACCGTGCTACGATTGTTACAGGGATTGTGCTGTTTATCGGAGTTATTGTAACTGTCCAATTTATAGGCATTGCACTCGAAAAATTCTTTGAAGCAGCACATTTGGGAATCATAAACCAACTTTCCGGAATGGTTTTCGGGGCTTTAAAAATGACCATTTTTATCAGTGTAATCTTACTGCTGTTGGCCGGCGTTGGAATTCCTTCGGAGGAGACAACGGCCAATTCTGCGTCTTATCCATATGTTATATCCGTAGGACCCGCCACATTCGACCTTGTAGCCAGCATGATTCCCGGTACAGAAGATTTTATTCATACCATAGAAAGAACCATACAGGAAAGTAACTCGATTCGAGATTTACCAATATTTGAAAAGTTAGACCCATCAGATTCATGA
- the tyrS gene encoding tyrosine--tRNA ligase, which yields MSFKPVEEQLEVIKRGTVEIVPEQELVEKLKKSIKTNTPLKIKLGVDPTRPDLHLGHSVILRKLRQFQDLGHEAILIIGGFTAMIGDPTGQNKTRPPLTLEEVNENAETYISQAQKILDESKTTLVNNADWLGIMTFMDVVKLSSNLTVARMIERDDFSKRFANNEPISVHEFLYPLAQAQDSVHLESDVELGGTDQKFNLLVGRDLQKADDQEPQVCLMMPLLVGTDGTMKMSKSYDNYIGIDEPANEMYGKSLSIPDELIYRYFELVTDVSNEELEELKKKVEQDPRNTKHELAFTITRMYHGEQAAKDARNHFEKTVINKDVPDDAPEFYYEAGSSHRLLDVISDTEMTSSNGETKRMMKQGGVSLDDKKIQDPNFTITFESGDEMELKVGKRNFARLKSK from the coding sequence ATGAGTTTTAAACCCGTTGAAGAACAACTTGAAGTAATAAAAAGGGGAACGGTTGAAATTGTCCCCGAGCAGGAATTAGTTGAAAAACTTAAAAAATCCATTAAGACCAATACCCCACTTAAGATAAAACTTGGCGTGGATCCCACACGGCCTGACCTGCATCTTGGTCACTCCGTGATTTTGCGAAAACTGCGCCAATTCCAGGATTTGGGGCATGAAGCAATATTGATCATCGGCGGATTTACAGCTATGATCGGTGATCCCACGGGACAGAATAAAACGCGTCCGCCGCTAACGCTTGAGGAGGTAAATGAAAATGCAGAGACGTACATCAGCCAGGCGCAAAAAATTCTGGATGAAAGTAAAACTACCCTCGTAAATAACGCGGATTGGCTGGGAATCATGACTTTTATGGATGTTGTGAAGCTCTCATCAAATCTGACAGTTGCCCGCATGATTGAACGGGATGATTTTTCCAAACGATTCGCAAACAATGAACCCATATCCGTTCACGAATTTTTATATCCGCTGGCACAGGCGCAGGATTCCGTTCATCTTGAATCGGATGTAGAGTTGGGCGGAACCGATCAGAAATTCAACCTTCTGGTGGGCCGCGATCTGCAAAAAGCCGATGATCAGGAACCGCAGGTTTGTTTGATGATGCCGTTGCTTGTTGGAACCGACGGTACCATGAAAATGAGTAAATCGTATGATAATTACATTGGGATTGATGAACCGGCCAACGAGATGTATGGCAAATCACTTTCCATTCCTGATGAATTGATCTACCGATATTTTGAGCTGGTTACGGACGTTTCTAACGAAGAGTTAGAAGAACTCAAGAAAAAAGTGGAGCAGGATCCCCGAAATACAAAACACGAACTTGCGTTTACTATTACACGAATGTACCATGGCGAACAGGCTGCCAAAGATGCCCGAAACCATTTTGAAAAAACCGTTATCAATAAAGACGTACCAGACGACGCGCCTGAATTTTACTATGAAGCGGGTTCATCTCATCGATTACTCGACGTTATTTCAGATACGGAAATGACATCTTCAAATGGAGAAACCAAACGTATGATGAAGCAAGGTGGAGTTTCTTTGGATGATAAAAAAATTCAGGACCCGAATTTTACCATCACATTTGAAAGTGGTGATGAAATGGAATTGAAAGTTGGGAAACGAAATTTCGCGCGCCTCAAAAGCAAATAG
- a CDS encoding MarR family winged helix-turn-helix transcriptional regulator, producing the protein MGTHYPGSKSEKKTLNAFIKMMRATESMNNRLNRHLAEANLTLSQFGTLEVLHHLGPLNQRAIGEKLLKSGGNITMVIDNLERCGHVKRKKDPEDRRAVLIHLTPKGKDFIEDFFPKHLEKIKEEFSVLTEDEKETLAEICKKLGLKEE; encoded by the coding sequence ATGGGCACTCACTACCCGGGTTCAAAATCGGAAAAGAAAACATTGAACGCTTTCATTAAAATGATGAGAGCGACTGAATCGATGAATAATCGATTAAACAGACACCTTGCAGAAGCGAATCTCACCCTTAGTCAGTTTGGTACGTTAGAAGTTTTGCATCATTTGGGTCCGCTTAACCAAAGAGCGATTGGAGAGAAATTGTTAAAAAGCGGGGGGAACATTACCATGGTCATCGACAATCTTGAGAGGTGTGGCCATGTGAAGAGGAAAAAAGATCCGGAAGACCGAAGAGCCGTTCTTATACATTTAACGCCGAAGGGCAAAGATTTTATTGAGGATTTTTTCCCAAAGCATCTCGAAAAAATCAAAGAAGAATTCAGCGTGCTCACCGAAGATGAGAAAGAGACGCTGGCCGAGATTTGCAAGAAATTGGGTTTGAAGGAAGAATAG